GCCGCCCCGTACCCCGCCCGGGGGAAATCATTTCCCCCGGACCCCCTGACTCCGGCCGGATTGTCCCGGCGCGCCGCGCCGGGACAATCCGGCCGGAAATCCAGGTGGTTAGGCGGGAATGCGTCCTCCCGAGCGCGGACGCGAAGCGCGACGAAGTTTTTGGGAAGGGGGTCCAGGGGGGAACCTTTTTTTCAAAAAAGGTTCCCCCCCTGGCCGCCGGAGGCCGCCTCTATCCTTTCTTGCCGCCCCGTGCGGGCACGGGCGCGTCGTCGATGCCGGTGACCATGCGGATGGCGCAGAACGTACCGCACATGGCGCATTCGCGTTCATCGCGGTGGTGTTCCCGGCGTTTGTGCAGCATCTGGGGATCGATGGCCACCTGGGCCATGGCCTCCCAGTCGAGTTTGGCCCGGGCCTCGGAGATGGCCCGGTCGCGGGCCACAGCGTGGGGGCGCCCCAGGGCCGTTTCGGCGCTTTGGGCGGCCACCAGGCTGGCCTTGACCCCGGCCCACACGTCCTCGGGGCCGGGCAGGGTCAGGTGTTCGGCCGGGGTCAGGTAACAGAGAAAATCCGCGCCGTAGGTCGCGGCCAAGGCCCCGCCGATGGCCCCGGCGATGTGGTCGTAGCCCGGGGCGCAGTCCGTGGTCAGGGGCCCCAGGACGTAGAGCGGGGCATGGTGGGTCAGGCGCTTGATGCCCTCGATCTGGGACTGGACAAGGTGCAGCGGCACATGTCCCGGGCCTTCGATCATGATCTGCACCCCGCGTTCCCAGGCCCGAAGCGTCAGTTCGCCCAGGGTGACCACCTCTTCCCACTGGGCTCCGTCCCCGGCGTCGGCCCCGGCCCCGGGCCGCAGGCCGTCTCCAAGGCTTATGGTCACGTTGTGTCGCAGGCAGATGTCGAGCACGTCGTCAAAGCGTTCCAGAAGCGGATTTTCCGCGCCCCGGCGTTTCATCCACCGGGCCAGGATGGAGCCGCCCCGGGACACGATTCCCAGCACCCGGCGGCCTCCCTGGGCCATGGCTGCGCCCCGGGCCGTGACCCCGCAGTGCAGGGTCATGAAGTCCACGCCTTCTTCGGCCTGGCGGGCGATTTCCTCCAGGAATTCCTCCACGGAAAAGTCGCTGGGGTCTTGGCCCCGGGCGACGTATTTTTGGGCCAGTCCATACAGCGGCACTGTGCCGATGGGCAGTTCCGAAGCGGCGATGATCTCCTTGCGGATGGCGTGCAGATCCCCGGCCGTGGACAGATCCATGACCGTGTGCGCCCCGGCCTTTTGGGCCAGCCGGAGTTTTTGCATCTCCATCTTGACGTCGTTGATCAAAACCGAGGTGCCGATATTGGCGTTGACCTTGATCGTGGCAGGCTGTCCTACCACGGTGGGGATGACGCATAGATGGGCCGGATTGGCCAGAAGCACCATGCGCCCGGCGTCGATGCCGCCGGTCAGGGCGGCTACGTCGAGGCGTTCCGCCGTGGCCAGTGCGGCGGCATGGGTTGCAAGGAGTTGGGAAAGCGCCGTGTTTTTGCCGAGAATGCCCATGGGTGTGTGTTCCTTTTGGCTGAGGTGTTCCTTGCTCGGTTCCTAGCACGTCCCGAAATGAAGCTCAAAGGGGTTGCGCGCCCTTGGGTCCGTTTGGGGCTGAAAAGACGTGGCCGTGAGGTTTTCGCGTGTCCCGGCCGAAGGGATGAGTTGACATCACGAACGCCTGCCCATAAACATTCGTTTCAAACATTTGTTTGACGGAAGGAGACGGCATGAGCGACAGCGGCAACGGCGAAGAAACGCGGATTCGGCTTCTGCACGCGGCAGGGGACATCTTTTCGAAGAAAGGCTACCAAGCCGCCACCATCCGGGACATCTGCCGCAAGGCCAAGGCCAACGTGGCCGCCGTGCATTACCATTTCGGCAGCAAGGAGCGGCTCTACGACGCCGTGTTGCGCCATGCCCACGAAGAGGCCCTGCGCCGCTATCCCATCGATTCGGGCGTGTCGGAGGCAAGCCCTCCCCGGGAGCGCCTTTCGGCCTACGTCCGGGCTTTGCTTTTACGCATGCTCTGCAAGGGCGAGAATTCCTGGCACAGCGCGCTCATGGCCAGGGAGCTGTCCGAGCCCACACCCATGCTGGGACGCTTCGTGGACCGCTCCATCATGCCCCGGGTGGAAAAACTGCGTGAGATCGTAAGCGACATCCTGGGCTCGGGGGCCGATCCGGCCCTGGTCGCCCTGTGCGTGCAGAGCATTGTGGGCCAATGTCGCAATTATGCCGTGGCGCGGCCCATCCTGACCCGGATCTTTCCCGACCTGACCTACGACGAAACCGGCATTTCCCGCCTGGCAGAGCATATCGTCCGTTTCTCCCTGGCGGGCATGGCCCATTATCATGACCGGCAAGAGGATGGGCTTGGCCCCGATGCTGGCCATGCCGCCCCGTCTCATTCTGAAAACCACATGCGGCAGTAACACCCAAAACCACCCTGGAGAAGACTCTTGTCGACACGCGCCCAAAATACGCGCGCCCGGATACGCGGCGCTTTGTCGTTTCGGTCCCCCGTCCTGAGGGGCATGTTCGTGGCGATGCTTGCGCTTGCCGCGTGGTCCTGTAACGGCGGGGACAAGGCCGCCGGGCCGAAGGCCGCCCGGGCCGTCCCGGTGGCCGTGGCCACGGCCGTGAAAAAAACCGTCCCCGTGAACATCCAGGCCG
Above is a genomic segment from Desulfolutivibrio sulfodismutans DSM 3696 containing:
- the thiC gene encoding phosphomethylpyrimidine synthase ThiC yields the protein MGILGKNTALSQLLATHAAALATAERLDVAALTGGIDAGRMVLLANPAHLCVIPTVVGQPATIKVNANIGTSVLINDVKMEMQKLRLAQKAGAHTVMDLSTAGDLHAIRKEIIAASELPIGTVPLYGLAQKYVARGQDPSDFSVEEFLEEIARQAEEGVDFMTLHCGVTARGAAMAQGGRRVLGIVSRGGSILARWMKRRGAENPLLERFDDVLDICLRHNVTISLGDGLRPGAGADAGDGAQWEEVVTLGELTLRAWERGVQIMIEGPGHVPLHLVQSQIEGIKRLTHHAPLYVLGPLTTDCAPGYDHIAGAIGGALAATYGADFLCYLTPAEHLTLPGPEDVWAGVKASLVAAQSAETALGRPHAVARDRAISEARAKLDWEAMAQVAIDPQMLHKRREHHRDERECAMCGTFCAIRMVTGIDDAPVPARGGKKG
- a CDS encoding CerR family C-terminal domain-containing protein, with amino-acid sequence MSDSGNGEETRIRLLHAAGDIFSKKGYQAATIRDICRKAKANVAAVHYHFGSKERLYDAVLRHAHEEALRRYPIDSGVSEASPPRERLSAYVRALLLRMLCKGENSWHSALMARELSEPTPMLGRFVDRSIMPRVEKLREIVSDILGSGADPALVALCVQSIVGQCRNYAVARPILTRIFPDLTYDETGISRLAEHIVRFSLAGMAHYHDRQEDGLGPDAGHAAPSHSENHMRQ